One window from the genome of Spirosoma rhododendri encodes:
- a CDS encoding DUF1501 domain-containing protein has translation MKRRNFLQYAASSLVLPVLIDGFGARAYARPSSLVQSLVDLAAQTDRVLVIIQLQGGNDGLNTVIPLDQMGVYTSPTFRQNIAIPAAKALKLKNYEATGLHPSMTGMQQLFNDGRMSIIQGVSYPTPNFSHFRASDIWMTAVDSNQTATSGWAGRYLDNRFPGYPAAYPTTAMPDPPAIQIGYITSTSLLGPTDSMAIVLQDPDTFARLVGDKPNAPSTGLTGYVGQQIDFIRQQQASSVSYAGQIKSAATKGKNLATYPTSNALADQLKIIARLISGGMQTKVYYVTMGGFDNHASQVVATDTTTGTHANLLKNLSDAVAAFQNDLTQLKVDDRVVGMTFSEFGRRAISNGSYGTDHGTSAPMFVFGSAVKTTMVGKNPNLSDLDSSNNLKMQTDFRQVYAAILKDWFGTSTGAETSTIFRDFTAAPIFQSIVTATEPVASNAVRLYPNPASGDVVLQSDSLPQALSTVQMTDMQGRLLILSASATPGALRFNVGNLPTGQYIVHVGTQQGVVNERLVVAR, from the coding sequence ATGAAACGTCGTAACTTTTTACAATATGCGGCATCGTCGCTGGTGTTGCCGGTGCTGATTGATGGCTTCGGGGCGCGGGCTTATGCACGGCCCTCGTCGCTGGTGCAGTCGCTGGTTGATCTGGCGGCACAAACCGACCGGGTGCTGGTTATCATTCAGTTGCAGGGCGGCAACGACGGGCTAAACACCGTGATTCCGCTCGATCAGATGGGTGTATACACCTCGCCCACGTTCCGGCAGAACATCGCTATCCCGGCGGCCAAAGCGCTGAAACTTAAGAACTACGAGGCTACGGGGCTGCACCCATCCATGACCGGTATGCAGCAACTGTTCAACGACGGGCGGATGAGCATTATCCAGGGGGTTTCGTACCCGACGCCCAATTTTTCACACTTCCGGGCCAGTGATATCTGGATGACCGCCGTTGACTCCAATCAGACAGCAACATCCGGCTGGGCAGGTCGGTACCTCGATAACCGGTTTCCCGGCTACCCGGCGGCTTACCCCACAACGGCCATGCCCGACCCACCGGCGATTCAGATTGGCTACATCACCTCAACCTCGTTGCTGGGGCCTACCGATTCGATGGCGATTGTCTTGCAGGACCCCGATACCTTCGCCCGGCTCGTCGGCGACAAGCCCAACGCACCCAGCACGGGCCTGACGGGCTACGTAGGTCAGCAAATCGACTTCATCCGGCAGCAGCAGGCCAGTTCAGTGAGTTACGCGGGTCAGATCAAATCGGCGGCTACGAAAGGCAAGAATCTGGCGACCTACCCCACGTCGAACGCCCTGGCCGATCAGCTGAAAATCATCGCCCGGCTCATCAGCGGGGGCATGCAGACGAAGGTATACTATGTCACGATGGGCGGCTTCGACAACCACGCCAGTCAGGTCGTCGCAACTGATACCACGACGGGTACACACGCCAACCTGCTCAAAAACCTGTCAGACGCCGTTGCTGCTTTCCAGAACGACCTCACTCAGCTGAAAGTCGATGACCGGGTGGTGGGAATGACATTCTCGGAGTTTGGCCGCCGGGCAATTTCCAACGGCAGCTACGGTACCGACCACGGCACGTCGGCCCCGATGTTTGTGTTCGGCTCGGCGGTGAAAACAACGATGGTCGGCAAGAATCCGAACCTCAGCGACCTCGATAGCAGCAACAACCTGAAGATGCAGACCGACTTCCGGCAGGTATACGCAGCGATCCTGAAAGATTGGTTTGGTACGAGTACCGGCGCGGAAACGTCGACCATTTTCCGCGATTTTACGGCCGCTCCCATCTTCCAGAGCATCGTTACGGCTACGGAACCCGTTGCGTCGAACGCCGTGCGTCTGTACCCCAACCCGGCGTCAGGCGATGTAGTGCTCCAGTCCGACTCCTTACCGCAGGCCCTGTCGACGGTGCAAATGACCGACATGCAGGGGCGGCTTCTAATTCTGAGCGCATCAGCAACGCCGGGCGCGTTACGGTTCAATGTAGGCAATCTCCCCACGGGTCAATACATCGTCCACGTCGGCACCCAGCAGGGCGTGGTGAATGAGCGGCTGGTCGTAGCGCGGTAG